The region AGAGCCGGAGCCATTTCGCTGGTTGCGCCTGCTTTGCTGTCTTCCGTTGCATCTTCACGACCCGGCGTTTTCAGGTCCAGTGCTTTGATCAGCACACGGAAGATGGTGTAGTACACAACGGCATAGCACAGACCGACAATCGGGAACAGCCACAGTTTGCTGCTGTTACCGGACAGAACGATAAAGTCGATCAGACCGTGCGAGAAGCTGGTGCCGTCACGCATACCCAGAAGGATACAGATCGGGAAGGCCAGGCCTGCCAGTACCGCATGGATGATGTACAGGATCGGCGCCACGAACATGAAGGAGAACTCGATCGGCTCAGTGATACCGGTCAGGAACGAGGTCAGCGCGGCGGAGATCATGATACCGCCCACTTTGGCGCGGTTTTCCGGTTTAGCGGAGTGCCAGATAGCGATGGCAGCAGCCGGCAGACCGTACATTTTGAACAGGAAGCCGCCAGACAGTTTGCCTGCGGTCGGGTCGCCTGCCATATAGCGCGGGATATCGCCGTGGAACACCTGACCTGCCGCGTTGGTGAATTCACCAATCTGCATCTGGAAAGGAACGTTCCAGATATGGTGCAGACCAAACGGCACCAGGCAACGTTCGATGAAGCCGTAGATACCAAACGCCACAACCGGGTTCTGGTACGCCGCCCACTGAGAGAACGTCTGGATGGCGGAGCCAATCGGCGGCCAAATGAAGGACAGGATCACGCCAGTGAAAATCGCCGCCAGACCAGAAATGATCGGAACGAAACGTTTACCCGCGAAGAAGCCCAGATACTCAGGCAGCTTGATACGATAAAAGCGGTTGAACATATACGCTGCAATCGCACCGGAGATAATACCGCCCAGAACACCGGTATCAGCCAGATGCTTCGCGGCGATCTCTTCCGCAGGCAGGTGCAACACCAGCGGTGCAACGACCGCCATGGTTTTCACCATGATGCCGTAGGCGACTACCGCAGCCAGCGCTGATACGCCGTCGTTATTGGTGAAGCCCAGCGCAACACCGATAGCGAAGATAAGCGGCATGTTAGCGAAAACAGAACCGCCCGCTTCCGCCATGACGTGGGAAACCACGGCTGGCAGCCAGCTGAAGTTTGCAGAACCGACGCCCAGCAGGATACCTGCGATAGGCAGTACGGAGACTGGCAGCATCAGCGATTTACCCACCTTCTGCAGGTTAGCAAATGCATTCTTAAACATAATTGAGAGTGCTCCTGAGTATTTGTGCTTTTTTTACGCGTTTTACGCATCAGCCCGGGGGAGAAACGGGCCATAAACAGGGCATCT is a window of Cronobacter muytjensii ATCC 51329 DNA encoding:
- the ptsG gene encoding PTS glucose transporter subunit IIBC, whose protein sequence is MFKNAFANLQKVGKSLMLPVSVLPIAGILLGVGSANFSWLPAVVSHVMAEAGGSVFANMPLIFAIGVALGFTNNDGVSALAAVVAYGIMVKTMAVVAPLVLHLPAEEIAAKHLADTGVLGGIISGAIAAYMFNRFYRIKLPEYLGFFAGKRFVPIISGLAAIFTGVILSFIWPPIGSAIQTFSQWAAYQNPVVAFGIYGFIERCLVPFGLHHIWNVPFQMQIGEFTNAAGQVFHGDIPRYMAGDPTAGKLSGGFLFKMYGLPAAAIAIWHSAKPENRAKVGGIMISAALTSFLTGITEPIEFSFMFVAPILYIIHAVLAGLAFPICILLGMRDGTSFSHGLIDFIVLSGNSSKLWLFPIVGLCYAVVYYTIFRVLIKALDLKTPGREDATEDSKAGATSEMAPALVAAFGGKENITNLDACITRLRVSVADVAKVDQAGLKKLGAAGVVVAGSGVQAIFGTKSDNLKTEMDEYIRNS